CCCGTGACAAATACCGTCTCCTCGCCAATCCGCTGAACTTTAATCGGGGTGAACTTCACCGTCGATGTGGCGCCGTTCACGACCCAGACGCCTGTGCGATTACCGTCGTCCAGAATAGCGCCGACGGGTATGGCGACCTCCGACTGGCGGTCAGCATCGAGAATTCTGATCGTCACAGTCGAGCCCAGCGGGGCGGAAGCCGCATCGCCTTCGAGAACATACCTCGCCTCGTAGGTACGGGTTTGGGGATCGGCGGAATCGGAGATCTGCCGCAGCCTGGCTTTCCCGCTGAGCCCACTACCACCGTAGACGCTGGCCTGCGCCTCGGAGCCGACCTGCGGTCGCAAGGTCTCCGGAAGCCAGACAACAGCTTCACGCGGCCCCGCCTGCGCCAGTTGAACGACCGTCTGGCCCGCTGCTACGACTTGTCCAGGGTCCCCAAGCGTCTGGACGATGGTTCCATCCGCGTCTGCGAGCAACACCGTGTATGCTGCTTCGTTTTCTGCAACCTCGGCATCTGCTTCAGCCGCGGCAAGCTGTGCCGTTGCCGTATCGAGGGCCGCCTTCGCCTGTTCATAACGCTGTGGCGTCGCCGCCAAGCCATTCTTCACCAGCGCTGCATAGCGTTTCTCATCTGCTTGCGCCTGGACCAGAACGGCTCGTGCTGCGGTAACGGTATTGCGCTTCGCTGTGAGCGCGAGCTGGAGATCGGTCTCGTCAATGCGCATCAGAGCCTGACCTTGCCTGACCTGCTGTCCCACATCCACCATCCGCTCGACGATCTTGCCCGGAACTCGAAATCCGAGATTGCTCTGTATCCGGGAAGCGACCGCGCCGGTAAACGAGCGTTCCGCTGTTCCAGTCCTTGCCGCCTCCGCCACTCTTACCAGTGGCGAAGCCGTCCTTGGGTCCGCAGCCTCGGCTTCCGGCCTGGTGGGTTCGAAACCCAGCAGAAAGGCACCGGCTGCCCCAGATGCTGCCAGGAGGCCTACGAAAGTCAGGACATGTTTGCGTTTCATTTTGAGTTCTCTTCTTGACCAGCGACACGGATAATTTAGATTGCGATCTAACTCTATTTACATTATAGATGTCAAATGAAATCTAATCGGAGGCCAATATGAGAGTGAGCAGGGCACAAGCCGAAGAGAACCGTGAAACGGTGATCAACGTCGCAAGCCGTCTTTTCAGAGAGCATGGCTTCGATGGCATCGGGCTCAAGGATCTGATGAAGGGTGCAGGTCTCACGCAAGGTGGGTTCTACAAGCAGTTCGCGTCGAAGGACGACCTTGCTGCGCTGGCATCGCGGCGCGCGCTTGAAAGCGCTACAAGAAGATGGTCAACCGCGGCCGCAGATGGCTCCGACCCCTTGGAAGCTGTCATGGCGTTCTATCTTTCCAAGGATCACAGGGGAGAAAAGGCAGAAGGTTGCCCAATAGTGGCGTTGGGATCCGACGCGGCTCGGCAAACTGCAGAAGTTCGACGTCCATTCGAAGACGGGATCCGGGCTCATTTCGAAGTGCTGGATGAACTGATGGGGAATGCCACTAGCGTAGGTCCCAGCGGCAAGGCGATGGCCATACTGTCTCTGATGGTGGGTGCCGTCACGCTCTCCCGCATCATCGAGGATGAGAGCTTGTCGCAAGGCGTCCTCGACGCAGCCGCTGGTGAAGTCAGGCGTATTGTACACAGCGATGATGTTGCCTGAAGGCTTGCCGGGTTTCGATGAGCCTGGCGCGGATCAGGGCCAAAATATAGCTGTCGCCCGAGCCGCGTGAGAGCGTCCCAGGTCCCAGCGTAACCTGCATGTTTAACGACCGACCCTGACCGCATCGTCGGCCGGGAGGCTGAAGGCATGTCTATTTTCAAGTGAAGACAGGTGGAAAACACATGCGTCGTATCGTTGTAACAGGAATGGGAGCTGTAAGTCCCCTTGGTGCGAGTGTCGGCATCTCCTGGTCGCGCTTGCTTGCGGGTGGAAGTGGCATTCGGCGACTGGGTGACGACGTCGTTGGCGACCTCCCTTCGAAAATTGGGGGTGTCGTGCCCTCCTTGACCGAGGATCCGGAAGGTGGCTTTGATCCCGACTC
This genomic window from Neorhizobium galegae contains:
- a CDS encoding efflux RND transporter periplasmic adaptor subunit, with amino-acid sequence MKRKHVLTFVGLLAASGAAGAFLLGFEPTRPEAEAADPRTASPLVRVAEAARTGTAERSFTGAVASRIQSNLGFRVPGKIVERMVDVGQQVRQGQALMRIDETDLQLALTAKRNTVTAARAVLVQAQADEKRYAALVKNGLAATPQRYEQAKAALDTATAQLAAAEADAEVAENEAAYTVLLADADGTIVQTLGDPGQVVAAGQTVVQLAQAGPREAVVWLPETLRPQVGSEAQASVYGGSGLSGKARLRQISDSADPQTRTYEARYVLEGDAASAPLGSTVTIRILDADRQSEVAIPVGAILDDGNRTGVWVVNGATSTVKFTPIKVQRIGEETVFVTGIGTGEQVVALGAHLLADGATVRVASQQEVTK
- a CDS encoding TetR/AcrR family transcriptional regulator: MRVSRAQAEENRETVINVASRLFREHGFDGIGLKDLMKGAGLTQGGFYKQFASKDDLAALASRRALESATRRWSTAAADGSDPLEAVMAFYLSKDHRGEKAEGCPIVALGSDAARQTAEVRRPFEDGIRAHFEVLDELMGNATSVGPSGKAMAILSLMVGAVTLSRIIEDESLSQGVLDAAAGEVRRIVHSDDVA